In Brassica napus cultivar Da-Ae chromosome C2, Da-Ae, whole genome shotgun sequence, the sequence GGAACAAGCAAAACTTGAGGTACATGGCGACGATTCTGATGGATTCTAATGAGGTTGTGATTCTTGATATTCGGTGGCCGACGACGCCTGTTGCGGAGCTGTAGCGGCATCAGGGTAGTGTTAATGGTGTAGCTTGGGCTCCGCAGAGTTGTAAGCAAATTTGTCCGGGTTGTGATGATGGAGAGGCGTTGTTTTGGGGAGTTGCCGACTGTGGCTGGACCTAATGGGATTGATCCTATGTCGGTTTACTCGGCTGGGTCGGAGATAAACAGTTGCAGTTGTCTTGTTCGCTGCCTTATTGGATTGGCATTGCTTTTTCTAGTAAAATGTAGCTCCTTAAAGTTTGAGGTTAGAGTTTATTGCATCTTAAGTAAATGttgatattattttcttaagctTATGTGAAAGCTCTCCTGAGGAAGCACTGGTGTTGGTTTGAGTCTGTCTGCAGTTATGGATAGCTAGAATTGGGTTCATGCTTGCAGCGCGCCACTAGGTTAGTTTATGATGAAACCAGTTTCTTTGTTATGCTTCATTTGCTAGCAACTCGTTTCATAGTTACTGTAATGGTTGATAGATAGTTTGATAGCCAGAATATTGGTGCTTACTTCTAAATGCATGTTTGATATAAACATCTCTGTGTTTGTGCTTTTGGTTTCATAATAACTCGTTTTAGATTTGAAAAACAGTACATTTATGATTGCTAACCATTTTAGTTGATTCAGACGCAGATGTGAAGGGATGGAAGTTGGATTTAGCTATAGATCCTTAGGTTTTGGCGGACGCGCTCATGTCTTGGTCTACAATGCCTCTCAGTATCTATCTGATTGTAACTAACACTTATCTCATTTTGATGAACTGAATGCTCTCTGTTGAGTATAAACCCAATCAGGATAATATAATCGAGGTGTCTGTGTTTAGACTAGTAATTGGAGATTAGTACAATGCACATCtgcttttatatgttttttgttgttaGCAAATTAACTTCATGTGAAAACCAAATCATTCATGGCAAATGtcttatttttctatttatttgaaGTTAAGGTGAGTCATCTTCTCAAACTCACTTGACACGCTTTGTTCATCTCTAACAGGTTTATAGATTGAAACACCTTTCAATTAAAATTCTTAAGCAATAAATTATTGTTGCAGATTAATGTAAAAAAATTGCTAGGTGATGATTAGGCGACGGTTTCTAGAACACTGATTACAACTAAAATGCAATACAGTATTACTTATAAAACTATGCATAATGGTTTTCTTATACAACACCcacctttttacatttttacaaTCCACATtaccatattatatatttttattctacaTAATCACTAAAACTTATTTAACTTTTATGttatacaattatttattttaaaaatttaacattctACCATTTTACTgacaacaataaatattttcaactttcattttttcatttaaagtatgaattttattttaataaatttttgtgtatttatatgtataagaatttattagtaaataatatcaatattataataaaaattgtgTATCCAAATTAAATGAACTaagtctctatttatagaaaataaaaatgatgaattttgatatatatatataacttttttagaaaaaaatatttcctatAAAATAATTCACTTGAAACAAGTAgggtaaataaaaatgtaaattatttaaatagcCAATCAGAATTTAGCAgttacattatttttatttatttgtttaaaaaaaaagtagaatttCCAATATTCACTCTCTTTCCGAGAGAGTGCAATACACATACTAGCTCTGATTGGTTTAAACCTTTCATGTGGACCCTACTTCCATATTTTTCAACTAGTATAAATTCAACAGAGATGAATCCAggtcccttttttttttctttttcaacagGTTCATTGCAAACTTTCAACAGTTGAAACAAATTTTCAAGGACCGACCATTGCACTTAGTCTAAGTATAATCATTGATTTTTGGTCAATTAATTGGTTTTACCAAACCAATGGATAAGTCCCTTAATTGGGGGATTTTAGATTTGTAAACCAATGCAATATCTgcgagaaagaaaaaaaagaacaggaAGACGACGCGTAGTTGGAGTCCGAACGGCGCACTGTTTTAAATTCACACACCTAGCTAGCAAGTCAAACATTTTTGTTGTAACATCGTCGTCACCGATGCTCAGCTCCGACAAGCCCGTCGCCTCCACTTGGCTCGACCGTCTCCGCTTAAGCAAAGGACTCTCCACCACCGAAGACGACGATGCTTCCGGTACTCCTCTTTCCCTCGACGACTTCCTCCGCCGCAACCACTCCGCCTCCGATTCTCCTCCGTCTGCTCTGACTCCCTCGGATCCGGAGCTAACGGATAGCCCATCGGATCCGAATCCGAATGAATGGTACAGCGTGATGAGCGATGTTCTCTCGGAGCTGTTCAATTACAGCGGCTCCTCTCGCTCGACGACGACGGTTCCGGTGAAGAAGCTCCCGAGGAAGCAATCGAACCCTAAGCATTGCTCCGTCGagactcctcctcctccccAACGGCCCAAATTCGCCACGGAGAAGAGGGAGACGAGGAGGAGAAGAGTCGTTGAGGAGGAAGACGACGGCgtcgaggaggaggaggaggaggaaggggAGAAGGATCTGGTCGGGTTTTCGAGGAGCGAGGTGACGGTGATCGACACGAGCTTCAAGATCTGGAAGGCGGAGAAGGTTGTGTTCCGGAGGGGAAACGTGTGGAAGGTGAGGGACAAGAAGGGTAACTCGCGTGGTGCCGTctcatcgaagaagaagaagaagacgatcaagatgaagatcaagaagaagaagaaaaggaaatgCGATGTTGACGGTGGTGAAATTGGTCGGAAAAGCAAGAAGATGAAGCTTTCAAGATCAGTTTCAGACAACGTGAGTACTCTTTTCTTTGTCTAATCTCTTTTTAGTGTTCAGTTTTCCGACCGTAACTGAGCTTAACTAGTAACATTGAGTTTGGTCGAGTTAAATTAAGTGCAGTAGAGTTAGATTAGTTCTTTAATTGAAGTAATAGGTTTTGAAACTGAACTGAGAACTAGTGTCGGagaatttaaaaatgtttgtaGATTGAAAGTTGTTATTACAGATCCTTGTCTTAAAACTGAGTAAAGTAATAATATGCCATGTTTCAGTACTAAAATCTATATGTTCATTTCAGAGTCCACATTACTCAAGTGAAGATCTTCGTGATGATCCACAAAGCAGCAATGCCAACCGAACTCTCTTGCGTAGGCAAGTTTAGTTTAGCTACGTTTCTTACGAATCTATGGttcctactttttttttttttaattcatttgtCTCTTATTTCTTGTCTTTATCCAGATTGCCATCTAAACCAAGAAGCGTACTACATACTAGCAAGAAGAACAGCGAACCTAAGGCTCGTGGCCATAGGTCTTTGGTCTGATAGAGCCACTAAGCTAAACCTTTGCCTTTATGTATATGATGATTCTGTTGTATGATTATTATGTAACATTCTTGTTTATGCTGTTATCTGATTTATTTAAAGAGAATTAAGATCGTATTTcagattcattttcttttacTTCAAAAAGTAAAACAGAATCAAGTACAGAGAGTTGTTTGACCTTTTTTGGTATGTACACTGTTTCCTGAGCCATAACAGAACCCTAGCTCAGTGGTGGCATCTTAAAGTCCTAAGATTTTAGCTAATGGATTTGTACTATGGATACATAGTTGCTTCGTCATTAAATACCAGCAGTATATGGACGTGAAAGAATGGGTCTGTATATAGAGTCAAGACTCGACAAATCGACAAGAATGACATGTTTACCTTGCCTCTACGGATCCAAGCAGGGTCCTTTActaaactctcctcctctaACATAGAGTCTTACATTAACTTCTCTTACGAGATTCATTGTTTCTGAACAGCTTTCCTATTTTCTACTCAACATATTGCTTGATTGGCTCTGATAACTGTCGCAGAAAGATTTGTAGTTTAAAGAATATTATTGTAAAATGTATACTTACTGAGAATTTTgtcttttttaaagaaaaatcttGTGCTTCATGTAAAAATAGACGTATATAACTCACTTGATTGAGTTTACAACCGCAGAACAGCCGCAAAACTGAACCGTTCAAACTACTAACACTTATCAAACTAAAATGATGATATGTTATGGTGCATTATGTAGATTgagaatagaaaaaaatgaatggtgactaatttataattctaaTACTATTTTAAACTGAATTATGTGAAAACAACTTTTTACTGGTTGAAATAACTTAAAAATAGTATTGCTAAATGCTTCATTCTCTATTTTTAGTTGTATTGGTTTCACGTTCATTTAAAAAGTGAATGATAAGAAATCTTAGACACAAGGGTATTTGCCTCAAAGCTCTTTATCCTAATGCATAACAACAGTGATATAGTTTTCTCAACATCGgtagattaaaatatatattattagcaCCTGCATGATCATTTTTACAAAGACAGATGAAATGAGAGAATGTAAAAACGATGGGTATTTGATGTTGGAGATCGATCTATCTATCTTTATaccaatactattaaaatagaaggagtcttaaaaaatatatctatgaaaattatttggactcttttattttttagtccaacctataatataaaactaaatgtCATAACATGCCTTTATTATAGCAAGTAGCAACAACTTAAAACTTATTACATTTTGATAAATAACTCACTATTTCCAACAATTATTATAACGAAAATTGttatacttttacattttagCATCCCAAATTATTTCAATCACACGAATGTATAAGATATCttgaattttaaaacatttaatttaaactctTGACTTTTGAAAATATATCAGATGTTTCATATGTTAGTTTAGTTATACCAATATACTTTAATATTTCAACATTATATCAAAGGAGATAAAATGTTTCGAAACATAGGGTTCATGTTTGGATCTGCGGGTCTGGGTTATTCGGATCCTAAACATTTgcataactaaatattttaaaatctatagtttAAGTTAAAGTCAGTTCTTTTTGGTTCCGGATTGGTTCGGACtcataattcaaatatttgtaaaataaatttaatttttgaatacaTAACATGTTCAGATTGGTTTGAGTATTAGAATCCAAAAAAACATGAAGTACCCAAAACACAAAAAAGAATTGAAACACAAAATACCCGAAATCTAATTAAATACctgaaaaatattcatatactcAAAAGATCCAAAATTTTACCCATAAACGTAATCTGGGGAACCGAAACACCCAAAATGTTACCaacccaaaatatatttttctaaaaatgaaattttacccATAACCCCAAACTATAACCGAAAACCCGAACCAGaaacttaaatatatatgtaatgcCGAAACATATATGAAATACCCAAACATACCAAATATACACAAATCATTCCATGTATTTGGATACTCGATCGAGTCTTGGATATGACCCAAACTGGAACAGAGATTCGCGGTCCAAAAAGATATTGAATAGGTACTTTGTCCATGACTTAAACCCGAACTACACCTGTATTTTCGGGTTGGTTTCATATTTAGTTTTTCAGGTCCGACAAACTGTCGAATCGTATGAAAAAGTTAGATAAAAATGTACagataaaatctgaaataataatatataacaatctCAAAACAataattcatataattttttttataatccaaAACACCCGCGCTtttaagcgcggatcaaaatctagtatcttCTATTAAAACACCAACATGACCAATTAATGCAAGGTTATGTCCAACTAATTATTTCCatgtttttctctttcaaaaattaaaatataacttcTTATTTTATGTAACTGCACGTAACGTTCtgattttaaagtttaaaaaagTAACTTCCTATCTCccgtaaagaaaaaaaaaacatatttctctattttttggTAATGGGCAATTTAACCATATATTACTTCTAATATCAACATTGACTATATTTAAACTGTTTCCTGCTTTTTGACAGTTCTTATACATgcctaataataataatatataacttatattaaatttttgaaagaagaagtaaaagaaaacaagaagcagtttatataattttatagtaaacaAGAAGTCAAAGGGcggttatataatttttatagattAATTATCTTTAACATATGagaaaaaattacagaaaatgttATCAAAAAATAGGTATATGGGCATatgatttcaaaaaaatgaacgTATTTAAGGTCAACTTTTAAAtagctatttttttataaaataaattatgattaaGATTTATGCATAAATATGATAACAAAGAAAACATAagtatgattacaaaaaaaacacaaatataaaattaaattaaaaaaattaaaacaaaagatatacCCGGCCTTTAAAGTACGGATCTGAATTtagtctattctattaaaacgtCAGCATGACCGGTTAATAAAAGTTTGTGTCCAACTTAAAATATAACTGcatctaaaatataattgtatCTAGAATATTGTTTAACCGTAACTTAGTAACTTCCTTTATTTTCATAGGAAGCATACGATATGGATGGGACCCATGTTCTCTCACTTACttccttttagtttttttttattttcttttagcaATCCTTTTATATTATAGTTTGAAAACACAGCCTGTCGGTGGTGAGCAACAACCGTGGCCATTTCGCTTTACAAAGCTAACAAATGGTTTcatcaaaaatatcattttgtatatattttgataaaaaagcaATAAGAAAAAGGCTAAGTTATAAATGTTGTTAAAGAAAAACTCAGATGATAACCATGGAGAAAGTTGCAGGAAACTTAAAAGATGTCTTTAGGAAGAAGAATGTTTAATAATGATTATGCCACtaataaaaaaacaagttaCTAAAGGACCTTTTCCGGATTCAATCACAAGACCAATTAATTAACATTCCTTTCCAAACCACTAGACCACAATAACTAATTAACATTATAATCGTAagtcatttaaatattttataagttcCTAAAACATAATCAGGAAAGGAATATTATCTTCCAATAATTCATTTGgagtaaacacaaaaaaatggaTCGAAAGAAATGACAGAATTAACGAATAAATCTCAAAATTACCATTACACTAAAGCTATATTTGCTATGGCTGGAATCGTTAGAAAAATACTCTTcagatatcttttaaaaataattattatttttaaaaaaatatttttaataggttTTAACGGgtctaaataaatttatattattatcatgGGTCGAAATTAATATTCATATCtatgctattaaaataaaagcttTTTATCAGGTTTGTTTGATTTTACATCATTGTAACTCCTATATTAATAGTAATCATATTGTTATTTATCATCTAACTAGATTATGATTCGTTCCTTTAAAGTAcgagtatattttttgtttgaaatttttgaaaaatttaattttcatatttaggattttataatcatatttatgttttaatagaatagattaaaatcacttactaatttttttaaaggaaaatctCTTACTAATCATTTAAGACAAATATTTTACacaatatgattacaaaaaaaacaaacatgaaaattaaatttctaaaaaaaatgtaaaacaaaaaatatatccgcCCTTTCAAATGCGGATCAGAATCtagtattctattaaaacatcaATATGACCTATTGATATAGATGTGGtccaactattttaatacaattattaaaaaaatattaatcgtataagagaaatattatacaaagaaaaacaaaaatataagtaaaagcacaaatataaaaattaaatttctaaaaaatgtaaaacaaaaaatatactcgCCCTTAGAATctagttaataaaataaaacatgctCTTTTCATAGCGAGTCATGTCAACACTTTTCATTTTCAGCGTGCCACCTTAAcatattcttaaaatatttagtaatcgtccaaaatttttcatttttaacgtttgaatcaaatattttgacaaCTCACCAAATAatccatatattattttaatttgttagttcattttaattcaaaaatacataACCTTCAAATACGTGTAAATAAGAAtgcaaaataacaaaacaaaatttctatttatgatattattatctTCACGTTTCATCAAACTCATaccaacaaaaaataattttcactGTATATTGTTTTGTGTTTCTGATCacaaaacttaaatttaaagaaatgaacaaagaaaataattgaaaaccAGAACTAGAgattaatacataatatatatttcttgtaAGAAATCagtttgaatatataaaaactatgaTACAATAAACATTTAGCACAAATACATAATATACCTTAAACTTGGTGAAAAATAGAAaggaaataataatttaatgaaaatacataatataatcttataatatatagatttccaaaataaatgtctacatttttaaaaagattaaaaattatttatgatactgaattttcaattttattaaattctAAAAGAAAGTGAAGCAAATAATGCTTTTTTTCACTAAACTCAAATATAGAGAAACTTAAAAGTGAtggaaaacaacaacaaaaaaattagtacataatcaaataaaatattgtgttaaaaaacagaaatataaccaaaacaaacaaaataaaacaattcaaattttgagaattacataatataaccaaaatatataatataacaaaactacagagtttaaaaatattttgaaaaatcataAGAATAAAAATTAGGACAATTCATTAGCAATATTTTAAAAGGAGTGAATATGACAGTTTTTCTCCTTGTGGTTATTAAAGTCAATGTAAGTAAAAAGTAAACCACAACAAAGAACTAATACATAATCAAAACAAcgatttcaaaaaataatataacaaagaaaacaataaaCATAAGAACAAAAatggaatttttattttatttttatataaaaaagacttatttaaatgtatatggattttttttttaaagtgaccTCAAGAATTCCAAAACCTTTTTAAGTATAAATTTAATACtgataagaaattttttttaaaaaataacaaagaaagCTTGAATTTTGAGTAATctaatctttctttctttgagtAATCTGagtttatttcatattttaacatgattaGTCTTGCCGTTCGTCGTTCATGAGATTTGCTTAGTTTGTGCGATTCGCGAGATTCCTTCATCGCCGTTCCTCTCCGCCTGTTTGTCGCCGTTCCTCTCCGCCTCCTTCAGAAAGAATGGCGTACAACCACGTCCCTCCCATTACCTTACCTCCCCACGTCGCCAACATTGTCGCAGCTTCTGTGGTGCGTAGACTAACCATTGCCGAGTGGCCTACGATCTTCCACAATGCTGACTTGTTCGGGCAACCGATAAACCCGTACCGGATCCCACCGCTGACGGCAGGGTTGTGGCGGGTTGATAATACCCACAACTTTGACCAAAATGAATGGAACCAAGGTGAAAGCAGCATACAACAAGACATTGGAGCGCTGGATGTAATCTTCCACTGCAGATTGGCCCGCGGCGTGCTTCGCTTCGAGGCTGAGACTCATGAGCTTAACATGGATCCTGAATACGATGGGCCTCTTTACGCCTTAAGGAGGTACACCGTCCGAAATCATCAACCCGAGCTTCAAATTGTGCCACCAACCATTGCCTTTGCGCAATATTGGTTTGAATTTCTTTGAGGTTGAAATTCTCTATCTTTTTATATCTCTGATGAACCTCCTCTATTGTTGTTGAGCTCTCTTATCAAACAACGTTTATTCCCAAGTGGTCTGTttgttttgaccaaaaaaaaaaaacatgattagtTTTGAATCTATCATGAATTTAAGGTTAAACATGGTGATTAGTAAGTAGACTCTcattggattcatgggttatgATGATTAGATTGATTAAGTGAAGATGTAGGGTGTTTAGTGTTAAATCTCTATGTTTTCTTGCTTATCTATTGTCCTTAATGCTAGATTAGAATTGACCTCTCTAATCTAGATCATTAGACATTTCATATCTGGAAGtatttgatgaaatgtctgaaccaAATTGATATTGATCTTTGACTTTGTAACGAATGAGAATTGATGTAAGGATGCTTAGATATTTATTAGACTTGCTCTtaatgattgattgattggacTAAACCAATGTGAATTGATGTTTACATGGATCGCAAATGAACATTTATCTTGAGAAAGAACTTGTTTAAATTAGTGATCCAAACTTAAAAAAACCTTTTGATTGAAAGATTGCCACACTAGATTGGGTCTTAGTCAATTGAAATCAAATGCTTAATCCCTCATATTTTCTCTTATTGGTTGAAAGTTTGAATTGCATTTAGTGTTCTTGTGTTTGAATTGTCATTTGATACTTGATTCAAATCAAATACCTTATGAAATGTACTTTTGGTgattgaaataattttaagattAGATTgatccttcttttttttatcaaagattgATTCTTAAGTGGTACATCTAGACTTTGGATAAATTTATTCCTTATCACTCAACAATTGGATTATGAAATTTTGTTAATGACAACGATACTTATCTTTTATATCATAATATCAAATAACTTTAAACGAGTGGATGATTGACATATAACAtcagataatatataaataaaagcaaTCACGAAAATAATGATTGACATACAATATGTAActaaaaatttcgaaaaaataatgtaaatcaTAATGTACAAACTTTTCGCGTGAAACGCAACCAACCGTtagtataaaatatgattttatcacAAATGTTACTAAATGGTGATGCAACATATGAATAGCAcataaaacaaatatgtatTGTTAAGCTAATTAGTGAACTTCTTTTTATGAGAAGTTATTATAATCCAAATTGTTACTAAACGTTGTGATCAAATAGTTTAATAAGGGATcgtcaaaattagataataacTTTTTAATCACTTTGACAAGAGTCTCCAACCCATCGGACTCAAAACTTAGGGTCCActagaaataaacaaaaatgattacAAGTTTTGAAAAGCGAAcataaaaataactttaaattttattacaaaaaaaatagtttatttaataCTCAGTTCTGGATGTTGTCATATAGCTCAATGAATTGCAAAAGGAATCCATAATTGGAAATAAAAACTAACCAATTTACTGGTATCAGATGGAGTATGTAACAATTTCAggcaatctatatatataaaaaaatgtttgccTCCCTCCTGTTGCGCCAACTCAGCATCCAGGTCACAAAGTCGAATCTCCAGGAGCCAACACGTGTCTCATCCCTTCAAACTCTGCGTTTCATTAATGGGAAGATCAAATTGATGCGAGCATATTTTAGTTACTTGGGCTGCAACTTACATGATCTAAGCCCACCatcttttatcttaattttctaAACCGTGATAAAACATGTCTAGGATGCGGCTGTTCTTGAACTCTGCAATGGAGCTCCAGTTAGGTTACAGAGGACGACTATTCCGGGCAATCTCCGTTGTAAGCTGTTGTTGTGTCCAACTGACTGGATTTCTTCCCTCCTGCAATGcaattaaaatcagaaactTTACGTAATCCAACCGGATTCAATCAATATCATTAAAGTTCTTCTCAACTTCATCTTCCCCACTCTTTCTACAATTTCTCATTCAATGTTCTCATCTTGCTTCAAGTCGGtgaatttacatatataaataagtgAGCCTTAATTCAGTAAACCTCACCATTTCATCTCCCCCTCACCATTTCATCTCCCCCCCCTCA encodes:
- the LOC106382608 gene encoding triadin-like gives rise to the protein MQYLRERKKRTGRRRVVGVRTAHCFKFTHLASKSNIFVVTSSSPMLSSDKPVASTWLDRLRLSKGLSTTEDDDASGTPLSLDDFLRRNHSASDSPPSALTPSDPELTDSPSDPNPNEWYSVMSDVLSELFNYSGSSRSTTTVPVKKLPRKQSNPKHCSVETPPPPQRPKFATEKRETRRRRVVEEEDDGVEEEEEEEGEKDLVGFSRSEVTVIDTSFKIWKAEKVVFRRGNVWKVRDKKGNSRGAVSSKKKKKTIKMKIKKKKKRKCDVDGGEIGRKSKKMKLSRSVSDNSPHYSSEDLRDDPQSSNANRTLLRRLPSKPRSVLHTSKKNSEPKARGHRSLV
- the LOC125582499 gene encoding uncharacterized protein LOC125582499 — encoded protein: MAYNHVPPITLPPHVANIVAASVVRRLTIAEWPTIFHNADLFGQPINPYRIPPLTAGLWRVDNTHNFDQNEWNQGESSIQQDIGALDVIFHCRLARGVLRFEAETHELNMDPEYDGPLYALRRYTVRNHQPELQIVPPTIAFAQYWFEFL